In Cedecea neteri, a single genomic region encodes these proteins:
- a CDS encoding YeiH family protein translates to MTALTVQAHRHKLWHFLPGLALSAAITGLALWLGNIPAVAGVGLSALTLAILCGMIIGNTVYPKIWQQCDGGVLFAKQHLLRLGIILYGFRLTFSQIADVGVSGLVIDALTLCSTFALACWLGQKVFGLDRQTSWLIGAGSSICGAAAVLATEPVVKAEASKVTVAVATVVIFGTLAIFLYPMIYPFVSHWFTPEAFGIYTGSTMHEVAQVVAAGHAISPETENAAVIAKMLRVMMLAPFLIFLAARVKSLAPAGSAQTGKITIPWFAILFIVVAIFNSFHFLPQALVNVLVTLDTFLLAVAMAALGLTTHVSALKKAGVRPLLMALVLFIWLIVGGAGINLVIHHLLA, encoded by the coding sequence ATGACAGCACTCACCGTACAAGCTCACCGCCACAAGCTGTGGCATTTTTTACCGGGGCTGGCGCTTTCCGCCGCTATTACCGGCCTGGCGTTATGGCTTGGCAATATTCCCGCGGTGGCCGGCGTCGGCCTTAGCGCCCTGACGCTCGCCATCCTTTGCGGCATGATAATCGGCAACACCGTGTATCCCAAAATCTGGCAGCAGTGCGACGGCGGCGTGCTGTTCGCCAAGCAGCACCTTCTGCGCCTCGGCATTATTCTGTATGGCTTCCGCCTGACGTTTTCGCAGATTGCCGACGTTGGCGTGAGCGGCCTGGTGATTGACGCCCTGACGCTGTGCAGCACCTTCGCCCTCGCCTGCTGGCTCGGCCAGAAAGTGTTTGGTCTGGACAGACAAACCAGCTGGCTGATTGGTGCGGGCAGCAGCATTTGCGGCGCGGCGGCAGTGCTTGCCACTGAACCGGTGGTGAAAGCCGAAGCCAGTAAAGTCACCGTGGCCGTTGCCACCGTGGTTATCTTCGGGACCCTAGCTATCTTTCTCTACCCGATGATCTATCCGTTCGTCAGCCACTGGTTTACGCCGGAAGCCTTCGGGATCTACACCGGGTCAACGATGCACGAAGTTGCCCAGGTCGTTGCCGCAGGCCACGCCATTAGCCCGGAAACGGAAAATGCGGCGGTTATTGCCAAAATGCTGCGCGTGATGATGCTCGCCCCGTTCCTGATTTTCTTGGCCGCTCGCGTTAAATCTCTGGCACCGGCTGGCTCAGCGCAGACGGGAAAAATCACCATCCCGTGGTTTGCGATACTGTTTATCGTGGTAGCGATCTTCAACTCCTTCCACTTCCTGCCGCAGGCGCTGGTGAATGTGCTGGTCACGCTGGATACCTTCCTGCTGGCCGTGGCGATGGCGGCTCTGGGCCTGACGACCCACGTTAGCGCCCTGAAAAAAGCCGGGGTTCGTCCGCTGCTGATGGCGCTGGTGCTGTTCATCTGGCTGATTGTCGGCGGTGCGGGCATTAACCTGGTGATTCACCACCTGTTAGCATAA
- the nfo gene encoding deoxyribonuclease IV yields MKFIGAHVSASGGLENAAIRAHELEATAFALFTKNQRQWRAAPLTSEVIDSFKSACEKYHFGPGQILPHDSYLINLGHPVEDALEKSREAFIDEMVRCQQLGLRLLNFHPGSHLKQIPEEECLKLIAESINIALEKSEGVTAVIENTAGQGSNLGFRFEHLAAIIDGVEDKSRVGVCIDTCHAFAAGYDLRTEADCEKTFSEFERIVGFKYLRGMHLNDAKSEFGSRVDRHNSLGLGNIGHTPFSWIMRDARFDGIPLILETTNPDIWAEEIAWLKAQQHEEATA; encoded by the coding sequence ATGAAGTTTATTGGAGCGCACGTTAGCGCCTCGGGCGGCCTGGAAAACGCCGCCATCCGCGCCCACGAACTGGAAGCCACCGCTTTTGCCCTGTTCACCAAGAATCAACGCCAGTGGCGCGCCGCGCCGCTAACCAGCGAAGTTATCGACAGTTTTAAGAGCGCCTGCGAAAAATACCATTTCGGCCCAGGCCAAATCCTGCCCCACGACAGCTACCTGATTAATCTGGGTCACCCGGTTGAAGATGCGCTGGAAAAATCCCGTGAGGCGTTTATCGACGAAATGGTTCGCTGCCAGCAGCTGGGGCTGAGGCTACTGAATTTCCATCCGGGCAGCCACCTGAAGCAGATTCCGGAAGAGGAATGCCTGAAGCTTATTGCGGAGTCGATTAACATTGCGCTGGAGAAGTCTGAAGGCGTGACAGCCGTGATTGAAAACACCGCAGGTCAGGGCAGTAACCTTGGTTTCCGCTTTGAGCATCTTGCGGCGATTATTGACGGCGTGGAAGATAAATCCCGCGTTGGCGTCTGCATCGACACCTGCCACGCCTTTGCCGCCGGGTACGATCTGCGCACCGAAGCTGACTGCGAAAAAACCTTTAGCGAGTTCGAGCGTATCGTCGGGTTCAAATACCTGCGCGGGATGCACCTCAACGATGCCAAAAGTGAGTTTGGCAGCCGCGTTGACCGCCACAACAGCCTCGGCCTCGGGAATATCGGCCACACGCCGTTTAGCTGGATCATGCGTGACGCCCGTTTCGACGGTATTCCGTTAATTCTGGAAACCACCAACCCGGATATCTGGGCCGAAGAGATTGCCTGGCTTAAGGCACAGCAGCACGAGGAAGCCACGGCTTAA
- the nadS gene encoding NadS family protein, whose protein sequence is MSFFNDLKTSLEEAVEIKNGSKLPAKIVRYDVADVRAIREQLKVSQSEMAQALGTSVDTIKSWESKRRNPTGLAAKVLATIQSNPAFYYELAAH, encoded by the coding sequence ATGAGCTTCTTTAATGATCTTAAAACCTCGCTTGAAGAGGCGGTGGAAATTAAAAACGGGAGCAAGTTGCCTGCGAAGATCGTGCGTTATGACGTGGCGGATGTTCGGGCGATAAGAGAACAACTGAAGGTTTCGCAGAGTGAAATGGCTCAGGCCTTAGGCACCAGCGTTGACACTATAAAAAGCTGGGAGTCAAAGCGCCGTAATCCCACCGGGCTGGCGGCCAAGGTACTGGCTACCATTCAAAGCAATCCTGCATTTTATTATGAGCTGGCAGCGCACTAA
- the fruA gene encoding PTS fructose transporter subunit IIBC has protein sequence MKTLLIIEPGLGQARAYLAKTLLGAAAPKAHLDIIDNPNDAELAIVVGNAVPADTSLNGKKVFLGDIDRAVQHPELFLSEAKGKAHTYTAPIATAPAAAKGPKRIVAVTACPTGVAHTFMAAEAIETEAKKRGWWVKVETRGSVGAGNAITPEEVAEADLVIVAADIEVDLAKFAGKPMYRTSTGLALKKTAQELDKALVEAKPYEAAGKASAAQESGKKESAGAYRHLLTGVSYMLPMVVAGGLCIALSFAFGITAFKEPGTLAAALMQIGGGSAFALMVPVLAGYIAFSIADRPGLTPGLIGGMLAVSTGSGFIGGIIAGFLAGYIAKMISSKLKLPPSMEALKPILIIPLFSSLVVGLAMIYLIGTPVAKILAGLTHWLQTMGTANAVLLGAILGGMMCTDMGGPVNKAAYAFGVGLLSTQTYAPMAAIMAAGMVPPLALGLATLVARRKFDKAQQEGGKAALVLGLCFITEGAIPFAARDPMRVLPCCIIGGALTGALSMAVGAKLMAPHGGLFVLLIPGAITPVLGYLLAIVAGTLVAGLSYAFLKRPETELAAKVA, from the coding sequence ATGAAAACGCTGTTAATTATTGAGCCGGGACTTGGGCAGGCGCGCGCGTATCTCGCGAAGACGCTGCTCGGTGCCGCAGCGCCAAAAGCGCACCTCGACATTATTGATAATCCGAATGATGCCGAACTGGCGATTGTCGTTGGCAACGCTGTTCCTGCTGATACCTCGCTGAACGGCAAAAAGGTGTTCCTGGGCGATATCGATCGCGCAGTGCAGCACCCCGAACTGTTCCTGAGCGAAGCGAAAGGTAAGGCACATACGTACACTGCCCCAATAGCAACAGCTCCCGCTGCAGCAAAAGGGCCGAAGCGTATCGTCGCCGTCACCGCCTGCCCGACCGGCGTGGCGCACACCTTTATGGCGGCGGAAGCCATCGAAACCGAAGCGAAAAAACGCGGCTGGTGGGTGAAGGTTGAAACCCGTGGTTCCGTCGGCGCAGGGAACGCGATTACCCCTGAAGAAGTGGCCGAGGCGGATCTGGTGATTGTGGCGGCGGATATTGAAGTGGATCTGGCTAAATTTGCCGGGAAGCCGATGTATCGCACCTCTACAGGCCTGGCGCTGAAGAAAACGGCTCAGGAGCTGGATAAGGCGCTGGTCGAGGCCAAACCTTACGAAGCCGCAGGTAAAGCCAGTGCGGCTCAGGAATCCGGCAAAAAAGAAAGCGCCGGGGCGTATCGCCACCTGCTGACGGGTGTCTCTTACATGCTGCCGATGGTGGTGGCGGGTGGCCTGTGTATTGCGCTCTCCTTTGCCTTCGGTATCACGGCCTTTAAGGAACCTGGCACGCTTGCCGCGGCGCTGATGCAAATTGGCGGTGGCTCTGCGTTTGCCCTGATGGTTCCGGTTCTGGCGGGGTATATTGCCTTCTCGATTGCGGACCGTCCTGGCCTGACGCCGGGTCTTATCGGCGGCATGCTGGCCGTGAGTACCGGCTCCGGGTTCATCGGCGGTATCATCGCCGGTTTCCTGGCGGGTTATATCGCGAAGATGATTAGCTCGAAGCTGAAGCTGCCGCCAAGCATGGAAGCGCTGAAGCCGATCCTGATCATTCCACTGTTCTCAAGTCTGGTTGTTGGCCTGGCAATGATCTACCTGATCGGCACCCCGGTGGCTAAAATCCTGGCGGGCCTGACCCACTGGCTGCAAACCATGGGCACCGCGAACGCGGTTCTGCTGGGCGCGATTCTGGGCGGCATGATGTGTACCGATATGGGCGGCCCGGTGAACAAAGCGGCTTACGCTTTTGGCGTCGGCTTGCTCAGTACCCAGACCTACGCCCCAATGGCGGCGATCATGGCCGCGGGCATGGTACCACCGCTGGCGCTGGGCCTGGCCACATTGGTTGCTCGCCGTAAGTTTGATAAGGCGCAGCAGGAAGGGGGCAAAGCGGCGCTGGTGCTCGGGCTGTGCTTTATTACCGAAGGGGCGATTCCGTTTGCCGCCCGTGACCCGATGCGCGTGCTGCCTTGCTGTATCATCGGCGGGGCGCTGACGGGGGCGCTATCCATGGCGGTTGGCGCGAAGCTGATGGCCCCGCACGGCGGCCTGTTTGTCCTGCTGATCCCTGGCGCGATTACCCCGGTGCTGGGTTATCTGCTGGCGATTGTCGCGGGTACTCTGGTGGCGGGCCTGTCCTACGCCTTCCTCAAGCGTCCTGAAACGGAGCTGGCGGCGAAGGTCGCTTAA
- the fruK gene encoding 1-phosphofructokinase gives MTRRVATITLNPAYDLVGFCPEIERGEVNLVRTTGLHAAGKGINVAKVLKDLGIDVTVGGFLGKDNQDGFQQLFSELGIANRFQVVQGRTRINVKLTEKDGEVTDLNFSGFEVTGADWERFVADSLSWLGQFDMVCVSGSLPAGVSPEAFTDWMTRLRSQCPCIIFDSSREALVAGLKAAPWLVKPNRRELEIWAGRKLPELKDVIEAAHALREQGIAHVVISLGAEGALWVNASGEWIAKPPTCEVVSTVGAGDSMVGGLIYGLLMRESSEHTLRLATAVAALAVSQSNVGITDRTQLAAMMARVDLKPFH, from the coding sequence ATGACCAGACGTGTAGCAACCATCACCCTGAATCCGGCCTATGACCTGGTGGGCTTTTGCCCGGAAATCGAGCGTGGAGAAGTGAACCTGGTGCGCACCACCGGTTTGCATGCGGCTGGCAAGGGCATCAACGTCGCTAAAGTGCTGAAAGATCTTGGTATCGACGTGACCGTGGGCGGCTTCCTCGGCAAAGACAACCAGGACGGCTTCCAGCAGCTGTTCAGCGAGTTGGGCATCGCTAACCGCTTCCAGGTCGTACAGGGCCGCACCCGCATCAACGTTAAGCTGACCGAAAAAGACGGGGAGGTCACCGACCTGAACTTTTCCGGGTTTGAAGTCACCGGCGCGGACTGGGAGCGCTTTGTGGCGGATTCCCTGAGCTGGCTGGGCCAGTTCGACATGGTTTGCGTCAGCGGCAGCCTGCCGGCGGGCGTTTCCCCGGAAGCGTTCACCGACTGGATGACCCGCCTGCGCAGCCAGTGCCCGTGCATCATTTTCGACAGCAGCCGCGAAGCGCTGGTTGCCGGTTTGAAAGCGGCGCCGTGGCTGGTTAAACCGAACCGTCGTGAGCTTGAAATTTGGGCCGGTCGCAAGCTGCCTGAATTGAAGGATGTGATTGAGGCGGCGCATGCGCTCCGCGAGCAGGGGATTGCGCATGTGGTGATTTCTCTCGGCGCGGAAGGTGCGCTGTGGGTTAACGCTTCAGGAGAATGGATTGCCAAACCACCAACTTGTGAAGTTGTTAGTACCGTTGGCGCAGGGGATTCCATGGTTGGCGGCCTGATTTATGGCCTGCTGATGCGCGAGTCCAGCGAACACACGCTGCGCCTTGCTACCGCCGTTGCTGCCCTGGCCGTCAGCCAGAGCAACGTAGGCATTACCGATCGTACACAGCTCGCCGCCATGATGGCTCGTGTCGACCTGAAACCTTTCCACTGA
- the fruB gene encoding fused PTS fructose transporter subunit IIA/HPr protein, with protein MFQLSVQDIHPGKAAGSKEDAIRQVAAALVQAGNVGEGYVNGMLAREQQTTTYLGNGIAIPHGTTDTRDLVLKTGVQVFQFPQGVEWGEGQTAYVAIGIAASSDEHLGLLRQLTHVLSDDEVAAQLKSATSAEELRALLMGEKQSTALLLDNSLLALNVEANDLMTLQALNAGRLKQAGAVDAAFVSNVIAGNPLYLGQGIWLNDSAAGNLASAVAVSRPAASFEADGNPVSLLMTVAVADDQPLQVLNRLSDMLIGNRADKLLTADAPALLTLLTSDDAPAEEALSAEFTVRNEHGLHARPGTALVNTIKQFNSEITVTNLDGTGKPANGRSLMKVVALGVKKGHRLRFTAQGEDAEQALKAIGEAISEGLGEGA; from the coding sequence ATGTTCCAGTTATCTGTGCAGGATATTCACCCGGGCAAAGCTGCCGGGAGCAAAGAAGACGCTATCCGCCAGGTTGCCGCCGCCCTTGTGCAGGCAGGCAACGTCGGCGAAGGCTACGTCAACGGTATGCTGGCGCGTGAGCAGCAAACCACCACCTATTTAGGCAACGGGATTGCTATCCCGCACGGCACCACCGACACGCGCGATCTGGTACTGAAAACCGGCGTTCAGGTTTTCCAGTTCCCACAGGGTGTGGAGTGGGGCGAAGGGCAGACAGCTTACGTGGCGATAGGTATTGCCGCCAGCTCCGACGAACATCTCGGCCTGCTGCGCCAGTTGACGCATGTGCTGAGTGACGACGAAGTTGCTGCCCAGCTGAAATCCGCCACCAGTGCGGAAGAACTCCGTGCGCTGCTGATGGGCGAGAAGCAAAGCACCGCGCTGCTGCTGGACAACAGCCTGCTGGCGTTGAACGTTGAGGCGAACGATCTGATGACGCTGCAGGCGCTGAACGCGGGCCGGCTGAAGCAGGCTGGTGCGGTTGATGCCGCTTTCGTCAGCAACGTGATTGCCGGTAACCCGCTGTATCTCGGTCAGGGTATCTGGCTGAACGACAGTGCGGCAGGCAACCTGGCCAGCGCCGTTGCCGTCAGCCGTCCGGCGGCCAGTTTTGAAGCGGACGGAAACCCGGTTTCTCTTCTGATGACTGTAGCCGTGGCCGACGACCAGCCCTTGCAGGTGCTGAACCGCCTGAGCGACATGCTGATTGGCAACCGTGCCGACAAGCTTTTAACCGCAGATGCGCCGGCGTTGCTGACGCTGCTGACCAGCGATGATGCCCCGGCAGAAGAAGCGCTGAGCGCCGAATTTACCGTGCGGAATGAACACGGCCTGCACGCCCGTCCGGGTACGGCACTGGTCAACACCATAAAACAATTCAATAGCGAAATTACCGTGACAAACCTTGATGGAACCGGGAAACCGGCAAATGGACGCAGCCTGATGAAAGTTGTTGCTCTGGGTGTGAAAAAAGGCCACCGCTTGCGCTTTACCGCGCAGGGTGAAGATGCTGAACAGGCGCTGAAAGCGATTGGCGAAGCCATCTCCGAAGGACTGGGGGAGGGCGCGTAA
- the setB gene encoding sugar efflux transporter SetB: MQNAPVTAARKPLDFTSTAFLIVAFLTGIAGALQTPTLSLFLTDEVHVRPALVGFFFTGSAVIGILVSQFLAGRSDRKGDRKTLIFACCLLGALGCVLFAWNRNYFILLFVGVFLSSFGSTANPQMFALAREHADSTGREAVMFSSILRAQVSLAWVIGPPIAYALAMGFGFKVMYLSAAFAFVICGAMVWLFLPSMRKEPVAKAQARLESPRRNRRDALLLFAACTMMWGCNSLYIINMPLYIINELHLPEKLAGIMMGTAAGLEIPTMLIAGYYAKRFGKRFLMRFAVAAGLLFYLGMVTLTNEYMLLGLQLLNAIFIGILAGIGMIYFQDLMPGQAGAATTLYTNTTRVGWIIAGSLAGVVAEIWNYHSVFFIALGMIAVSIYCMARIKDI; the protein is encoded by the coding sequence ATGCAAAACGCTCCCGTTACCGCCGCCCGTAAGCCTCTGGACTTCACCTCAACCGCGTTTCTGATTGTGGCTTTTTTGACCGGCATCGCCGGGGCGCTACAAACCCCAACGCTAAGCCTGTTTTTAACCGATGAAGTCCACGTTCGCCCTGCGCTGGTCGGTTTTTTCTTCACCGGCAGCGCGGTGATTGGCATTCTGGTGAGCCAGTTTTTAGCCGGGCGTTCCGACCGAAAAGGCGACCGGAAAACGCTGATTTTTGCCTGCTGCCTGCTTGGCGCGCTGGGCTGTGTCCTCTTCGCCTGGAACCGTAACTATTTTATCTTACTGTTCGTCGGGGTGTTTCTAAGCAGTTTCGGCTCCACCGCCAACCCGCAGATGTTTGCGCTTGCCCGCGAGCATGCCGACAGCACCGGCCGTGAAGCGGTGATGTTCAGCTCTATCCTTCGCGCACAGGTGTCTCTAGCCTGGGTGATTGGGCCGCCAATTGCCTACGCGCTGGCAATGGGGTTTGGCTTCAAAGTAATGTACCTTAGCGCGGCGTTTGCCTTTGTGATTTGCGGGGCAATGGTGTGGCTCTTTTTACCATCGATGCGTAAAGAACCGGTGGCGAAAGCACAAGCCCGGCTCGAGTCCCCGCGTCGCAACCGCCGCGACGCCCTGCTTCTGTTCGCCGCCTGTACCATGATGTGGGGTTGTAACAGCCTCTATATCATCAATATGCCGCTTTACATCATCAATGAGTTACACCTCCCCGAGAAACTCGCCGGGATCATGATGGGCACCGCGGCCGGGCTGGAAATCCCGACCATGCTGATTGCGGGCTACTACGCCAAACGCTTCGGTAAGCGCTTCCTGATGCGCTTTGCCGTTGCCGCCGGACTACTGTTCTACCTCGGAATGGTAACGCTGACCAATGAATATATGCTGCTGGGGCTACAGCTGTTAAACGCCATCTTTATCGGGATTCTGGCCGGGATCGGCATGATCTATTTTCAGGATCTTATGCCTGGCCAGGCGGGTGCCGCCACCACGCTGTATACCAACACCACGCGCGTGGGTTGGATCATTGCCGGTTCGCTCGCAGGCGTGGTGGCCGAGATCTGGAACTATCACAGCGTCTTTTTCATCGCGCTGGGGATGATAGCCGTCAGTATTTACTGCATGGCACGCATCAAAGATATTTAA
- a CDS encoding YkgJ family cysteine cluster protein, which produces MDCRPDCGACCTAPSISTPIPGMPEGKPANTPCIQLDERLRCKLFGSPLRPKVCGGLQPEREMCGTSRHQAMAYLIHLEAATAP; this is translated from the coding sequence ATGGATTGTCGTCCTGACTGCGGCGCTTGCTGTACCGCGCCTTCTATATCAACGCCGATCCCCGGTATGCCGGAGGGGAAGCCCGCCAACACGCCCTGCATTCAGCTGGACGAACGTTTGCGCTGTAAGCTGTTTGGATCGCCTCTACGACCTAAAGTTTGCGGCGGCCTCCAGCCCGAAAGGGAGATGTGCGGCACCTCCCGCCATCAGGCAATGGCTTATCTGATCCACCTGGAAGCCGCTACGGCCCCTTAA
- a CDS encoding DUF2946 domain-containing protein, which yields MSRRNHFHRTACWLALLAVAMLFIAPVISKSLMHHSACEHSSMMMTMDMSDMDHHMAAPEPCPQVSMPHNMLMSGPGMSPGEEIACGYCQLLIHLPFIEFCLTVLLLLLLICVRRTPVVALCCAAISRPWSPHPARAPPSAACYFA from the coding sequence TTGTCACGGCGCAATCACTTTCACCGAACAGCCTGCTGGCTGGCGCTGCTTGCCGTTGCCATGCTGTTTATTGCACCGGTTATTTCAAAATCGCTGATGCACCATTCAGCCTGCGAACACAGCAGCATGATGATGACAATGGACATGTCTGACATGGACCATCACATGGCTGCGCCCGAGCCGTGCCCTCAGGTATCAATGCCACACAATATGCTGATGTCCGGCCCGGGCATGTCGCCGGGAGAAGAAATCGCCTGCGGCTATTGCCAGCTGCTGATCCACCTGCCTTTTATTGAATTCTGCCTCACCGTTTTACTGCTGTTATTGTTGATTTGCGTGCGTCGGACGCCGGTGGTCGCGCTCTGCTGCGCGGCGATTTCTCGCCCCTGGTCACCTCACCCGGCCCGCGCCCCACCCTCTGCTGCCTGTTACTTCGCTTAA